The genome window GGCGCGTTTTCCATCCTGAAAGGCAGGGGAAAATTCATTCTGGTCTATCCGGCATCGCAAATGTTCAGTATTATGACAAAGCTCAGGTCACATCATCTGGAGCCAAAGGTTTTTCAGCTGGCCTATCCGTACATTCATAAACCTGCCAATCTTGTGCTGATAGAAGCAGTTAAAGACGCAAGACCGACACTGCATACACGTCCTCCGCTGATTATTTACAATCAGGACGGAAGCTTGACAAACGAACTGAAGTCTGTTTATCATATACAAGAACAGACCGAATTCTAATTATGAGGAACAGAAGATTGAACAGAAATCCTGATGTAATGATCATCGGTGCAGGCGCGTCTGGTATGATTGCGTCTGTTAAAGCTGCTGAAAGACATAAATCCGTTCTTCTCCTGGATAAAAATGATACTCCCGGGCGCAAAATCTCAGCTTCAGGGAACGGCCGGTGCAATATGATGAACAGCGGCGCGCTCAGGTATTACGGGGATCAGGAATTCGCGGACCATGTACTGGAAAATTCCACTGCGGATGATATCAGGCATTTTTTCAATCAGTACGGGCTGATGCTTGCTTCCGAGAATGAAGGCAGGATCTATCCTTCCACGTTTCAGTCTGCATCTGTTCTGTCAGTTCTGAAAAATGCCATGGGCATAAACGGGGTACAACTGAAATCCAATACGACTGTTTCTTCTGTTTCCCGTCAGAACGATCTATTTACTGTAACCGATACAAACGGCAGAAAATGGCAGTCGACGAAACTCATTATTGCATGCGGCAGTCCTGCCCAGCCCAAACTGGGAGGAACAGACAACGGTTATGAACTTTTGAGCTCATTGGGCCATCGCATTATTCCCGCTGTTCCGTCCCTTGTTCCGCTTTACACGGACAGGAAAAGCATATCCGGGTTGTCCGGAATAAGAGTGAGGGGAAAAGTCTCTCTTTATGATCAGGATAAACTGATTCATTCAGAAGAAGGGGAGATCCTTTTTACGGAATACGGCATCAGCGGTATCTGCGTAATGCAGTGTTCCAGATTTATAAAAGATAAAAGTTCTTATCTGTCCGTCAATTTCCTGCATGGATATTATGACAAGCCCGAAGAATTCTGTCATGAGCTGAAAAGACGGCGGAACATGTATCATGAGTATTCTCCGGTTTCACTGCTTGACGGTGTATTGGTCAGCCGGATCGCCTATGCGGTCATGAAGCAGGCCGGTGTTCCGCTGAAGGGCGAAAAAGCCGGAGAGTTATCTGATGAGCTTCTGAAAGCGATCGCTGAAACTGCATTTCATTACCGGATCAGCATAGAAGGGACCAGAGGATTTGAATATGCCCAGGTAGCGGCCGGCGGTGCTGACTGCAGGGAATTTGATCCGAAAACAATGGAATCGACGGTTATGTCAGGTTTATATGCGACAGGTGAAGTTCTGAATGTTGACGGCGACTGCGGCGGCTTCAATCTCATGTTTGCGTTTTCATCAGGGCTGGCCGCCGGAAAATCTGTGTAAATGTCCGGGGAGGGAGATTGCCATTGAGAAAGGGAGATATCCGAAAGCAGGAAATTCTCAAAACAGCTGAAATGATGTTTTGCAGAAACGGATATGAAAAAACAAGCATACAGGATATCATAGATGCTCTGCATTCCAGTAAAGGCAGTTTTTACCATCATTTTATCAGCAAGGAAGCCCTGCTGGAGGGAATCTGCAGAAAAAGGGCTGAACAAAACTTCGAAATGACCATCAAAACAGCGGAACAGTCAACAGACGCCGTGATGCTGCTGGATCATCTGATTTCCGGCATGATTCCGTTTCACGATGAAAAACTGTCTTTTCTTCTGATGCTTCTGCCGCTTTTCAGGTTTCATGAAGGTAAAACTGTCAGAAATTATTACAGTGAAGCACTTTCGGAACAGTTTCGGGATTCGGTCAGAATGCAGATCGAAAAGGCCGCGGAACAGGAGCAGCTGTTCTGCACCGATCCTGAATATACCACGGATATCATTTTATCCGTTGTGAACAGACTGTGGATCAGTATATGTGATATGATTATCATGGCTGAGGATCAGGGAAAGGAAACCGACCTGTATGAGCTTCTTCGGCTGACTGACAGCTGCAGAACCGCTGTTTCCCGTATTCTTTCGCTGCCATACGGCGCAATCAGCATAACAGACATAGCCAGCCTGCGGGATCTGTGCAAACTTATTCACCAGCACTGGCCAAACAGACAGTAAATCAAAGGAGGAAGAAAAAAATGAGTTCCAGAATTCCAACACCCCATATCAACGCTCCGGAAGGTGCTTTTGCGGAGACTGTCCTGATGCCTGGCGATCCCCTCCGCGCGAAGTTTATCGCTGAACAGTATCTCGATAACGCTGTTCTGGTCAATAATGTCCGGAATGTTCAGGGATATACGGGAACCTACAAAGGGAAAAAAGTATCGGTTATGGCGAGCGGTATGGGCTGTCCTTCAATCGGTATTTATTCCTATGAACTCTTCAATTTTTATGATGTGAAAAATATTATCCGGATCGGTTCTGCCGGAGCAATTTCCCCGAAACTGAAACTGAAGGATATTGTTGTGGCGATGAGCGCGTATACAGATTCCGGTTATATAAACAGCTTTGGTTTCCGCGGCAACGCCGCCCCATGCTGCAGCTATGAGCTGCTTTCCAGAGCTATGGAATACGCGAAAAATCTCCCGTGCAATGTTGTGTGCGGTCCGTTGCTCTCATCCGATGCCTTCTATTCTGACAGCAGCCAGACAGAAATCCTGTCACGTCTGGGCGTGCTTGCGGTCGAAATGGAAGCGGCTGCGTTATATATGAACGCCGCGAGAGCCGGCAAAAACGCACTGGCCATCTGTTCCATATCTGACAGTCTGGTTACGGGAGAGGAACTGCCTGCAGAGGAAAGACAGGTCGGATTCAGAAATATGATGGAACTTGGATTGTCACTGATCTGACAGGAATAAACGAAAACAGCTGCCTGTGCAACAAACAGGCAGCTGTTTTATTTAAGCCCAAATATCATTTGGCTTTCCATGCTTCATAGGATTCCTCCTCCGAATGGATTTTCAGCATCCGTTCTGAGGAGTCGAGAAGCTTTGGCATCAGAGAGTCTTTATCGCATGACCGTACGGCAAGAATGAAAGAAACAATATTGCTGTATTCAACATCCCTGATCATGACATGAAGCTGTTCGACTGTATAGCGGAATTTATCCCATACCTGATAGGGAAGTTCACAGGAAAGAAGGGAAGTCTGCTCCATCCGGACGATCTCCGCTGCATTCAGCGCGGACTGCGCACTTTGTGAATAAGCACGGACAAGGCCGCCGGTTCCCAGAAGGGTACCGCCGAAATATCGCACCACAACGACACAGCAGTTAACAATATTCCGGGCCCTCAGGACATCCATCATCGGCAGCCCGGCTGTACCGCCGGGTTCGCCGTCATCACTGTACCTCATGATGCCGCTGTTTTCCCCGATAATATAGGCGTAACAGTGGTGAGTCGCGGTTTTGTGTTCATCCCTGATCTCCTGAAGGAAGGACAAGGCGTCTGATTCAGAGGTACAGGGAGCGGCATAGCCGATAAAACGGCTTTTATTGATGACGGTTTCCTCCCTGGAAGGATGGGAAACAGTAATATAGGCGTTTGTCATATGAGCTGTATACGGCAGAAGCCCTTTTTGCCCTTTTTCAGCATAGCGCCGTCTTTGCCAATGTCCTCAGCGGTCAGGACAGAAGCGGGATCACTGATTTTCCGGTCATTAACGGATACCGCGTTCTGTTCAATCTGTTTCCTGGCATCACTCTGGCTCTTGCACAGGCCGGATTTCACAAGCATTGTGGATACCCGGCCGTCCTGGGCAAAATCAGCAGCGGATACTTCCAGCGTAGGAACATTAGCCGCGGCTGCGCCTTTTCCGAAAAGCGCTTCTGCCGCTTCAGCGGCTTTCTTAGCTTCTTCCTCACCGTGTACGAGCCTGGTTACCTCAAATGCGAGCACCTTCTTGGCTTCGTTGATCTCAGAATCCCTGAGGGCGCCAAGCCTGCGGACTTCATCCATGGGAAGAAAAGTCAGGAGGGCCAGGCACTTTTCAACATCCTTGTCATCCACATTGCGCCAGTACTGATAGAACTGATAGGGGGTGGTTTTCAGAGGATCCAGCCAAAGGGCGCCGGCTTCAGTTTTGCCCATTTTCCGGCCGTCATGGGTCAGGAGAAGCTGGAAAGTACAGGCGAAGGCTTTTTCATTTTCTTTTTTCCTGACAAGATCCGCGCCGCCGAGCATATTGCTCCACTGGTCATTTCCGCCCATTTCCAGGCGGCATCCGTAACGATGGAACAGTTCCAGAAAATCATAGCTCTGCATAAGCATATAGGTGAATTCCAGGAAACTGAGACCGTTTTCAGTAGCCATCCGGGCTTTATAGCATTCTGCGGTCAGCATGCGGTTGACGGAGAACTGAGAACCTATATCCCTCATAAAATCGATAAAGTTCAGGTGACGGAGCCAGTCGCCGTTATTGACGATCAGCGCTTTGTCATCGTCAAAATCGAGGAAACGGGACATCTGTTTTTTGATGCACTCAACATTCCTGTCAATGGTTTCCACGGTCAGCATTTTTCTCATGTCGGTTTTTCCGGAAGGGTCACCGATCATTGCGGTTCCGCCGCCCATGAGCGCGATGGGCTTATGACCTGCCCGCTGCATATGGGCCATGGCCATGATCGGAATATAGTGTCCGATATGCAGACTGTCAGCGGTGGGGTCAAATCCAACATAGAAAGTCGTGGGGGATTTAAGCTGCTCATATAGCTCATCCTCGAAAGTCATCTGTGCTATAAATCCGCGTTCTTTCAGAATGTCAAGAATATGTTCCATTTTTGTATCTCCTTATTATTTTAATTCTGACCGGATCAGATCATTAAGCACATTCATGCCGGAAACGATCTGTTCCGGGGTACTGTTTGAGAAATTGAGACGAAGCGTATTCAGGTGGCCGCCGTCAACACAGAAGTAAGTTCCGGGAACATAAGCGACTTTACGGTCCACGGCTTTGGAAAGCAGTGAAACGGTATCCATATGCCCGGGAAGTTCAGCCCAGATGAACAAACCTCCCTGCGGACGGGTAAAAGCAACATCTTCAGGAAAATTTTCAAGGGCTTTCAGCATCAGCTGCATTTTGGATTTATATCCGTCGCAGATGCTGCTGATATGGCCGGGAAGAAGATTACGCCGGAGATACTGATCCACAATTGCCTGGTTCAGGTTTGCGGAATGGACGTCTGTTGACTGTTTGCCGACAGTGCACTTCCTGATGATTCCTGGGTCGCCCGCGATAAAGCCAACGCGAAGGCCGGGAGAAATATTCTTGCTGAAACTGCCGAGGAACATGACCCATCCGTTCCTGTCATAATACTTGATGGAATGGAAGGGAGTCCCTTCATAACGAAGATCCCGGTAGGGATCATCCTCCGCGACAACCATACCGTATTGATTGGCCAGTTCAGCGACAGCTTTTCTCCGTTCTTCAGGCAGCGTTTTACCGGTCGGATTCTGGAAAGTGGGAATGGTATACAGGAGTTTCGGATGATACTGCCTGATCTTCTTTTCCAGATCTTCGGGAATCAGTCCCTGGTCATCGCTCTCAAGGGCAACCAGATTTGCCTGATAAAGCTTCAGGCACTGAAGATTGCCGAGAAAAGACGGATTCTCAACAAGTACGGTATCTCCCGGATCAATGAGGGCCTTACAAAGGAGGTCCATGGCCTGTGTCGATCCAGTCACGGGAAGAACAGCGGGGATGTCGACACCAAGCTGGTTTTCAACGTATTTTTTCAGGCTTTCAACAAAAGGCGGATACCCCTCAGTGGCACCATACTGCAGCAGAGCTTTGCCGTCTTTTTCCAGTACATAATGCGCCAGTTCATCAACCTGGCGGTCCGGCAGCGCGTCAAGGGATGGATTGCCTCCGGCAAAAGAAATCATACCGGGCTGCGCTATCACTTTAAAAATCTCCCGTATGGCGCTTCCCGTAACGTGATCAAATCTGTGTGCATACCGGATTGAGGATATGTCCATCTTTGTTTCCTCCTGATAAAAAAATAAAGTTTTCGCCGGAAGGCGAAAACCGCGGTACCACTTCCATTCAGCAGGTATGTCCTGCTCTCTGAGGCGCTGTATACGGCGCACCGTGTCATCCCTACTGAAAGATTTCAGGTGACTGCTCCGGGATGTACTTCCTCTGAAAACTGTTTACTTCCTTTCAGCGTACGGAAGCTCTCTGTGAAACAGGGGATCAGAATACTCTTCCCTTCATTGCATTATATATATTATGTTGGAAAACATAAGGATTGTCAAGATGCCTGCCACTTGATAAAAAGAGGATTCTATTATATAATTCTTGAGTCCTGTTGATCGGATTTTCAGTGAATCCGAAAACCTGCCACGGTAATATGCGGGAGGGAAACTCATGGAATGTAAAATCAAGAACGAATACGGAACAATCTATATTGCTGAAGATGTAATGCTCAAAGTTGTCGGGTATGCCGCGCTTGAATGCTATGGTATTGTTGCGATGTCCGGACAAAGGGCAACGGACGGTATTGTTGAGTGGCTCGGAAGGGAGAACCTGACAAAAGGCGTCCAGATCCGCAATGTCGGCGATATGCTGGACGTTGATCTTTATATCATCGTTGAGTATGGCATTTCCATCTCTGAAGTCTGCAAAACCATTGTGGAAACAGTTCGTTATAAACTGGAAAGCACCACAGGCGTTAAGGTTCGGAAAATCAGCATCTCTGTTGAAGGAATCAGGATCTGACCCGATTCACGCGACGAATTAGGATAACGGAGGAATAATCCTTTGATACAGTTTAAAACGATTGACGGGCTGCTTCTGCGTGATATGGTGATGGCCGGAACAGCCATACTTGAAAAGAACAGGGAAGCGGTTGACGCACTGAATGTATTCCCTGTTCCGGACGGTGATACCGGCACAAACATGTCCCTGACCATGCAGTCAGCGACAAGAGAGCTGAACAGCAAAGAGTATCTTCGCGCGGATGAAGCGGCAAGCGCACTGGCCAAAGGCGCGCTGAAAGGTGCCCGCGGTAACTCAGGCGTTATTACCAGTCAGCTGCTCCGCGGTTTTGCCAAGGCTCTGAGCGGGGTTGAAAAAATAACGCCGATTCAGTTTGCAGAGGCCCTGATGAAAGGCTCTGAGATGGCCTATAAGGCTGTTATGAAGCCTAAAGAAGGCACCATTCTTACGGTTGCCCGCGTTGTTGCGGAAGATGCCCTGAAACAGGCACAGAAAAGCCCCGAGGATTACGACCAGCTGATTTCTGTTATCCTGAAGAGCGGTGAAGCCATCCTGAAAAAAACACCGGATATGCTTCCTGCTTTAAAACAGGCCGGCGTTGTGGACTCCGGCGGACGCGGACTGATGCTGATCTACCAGGGATACGCGGCCGTCCTCCGGGGTGAAGATATCTCCACAGCCGATACGCTGATGGATGATGATGTTCAGGCTGTATCTGATGACTGTCACGATCTGACAAAGGATCTTACCTATACCTATTGTGTATCCTTCAAGCTTACCCGTTTCCGTGATGACTGCGATGAACATGATCTTGATTCGTTCAGGCGCCGCCTGAACCGGATCGGAGATGCCGTATCTGTCAACGGAGACCTGAGCGGAGCGGAAATCCATGTTCACACTGATAATCCCGGTTTTGCCCTGGATTACGGTATTGAACTGGCTGAGATTACAGATATCAAAATCGACAATCTTGCCGCCATGAAACGGGAACTGGAAAAGTCCGCCGGACAGGAAGAATCGGACGCGGAACCCGCTGCGCCGGATGAACCTGCAAAGAAATACGGTTTTGTGGCCGTTTCTCTTGGATCCGGTTTTTCACAGTTTTTCCATGACCTGAATGTGGACAAGATTGTTGAAGGCGGACAGACAATGAATCCGTCCGTGGATGATCTGCTGAATGCCATTAATCAGGTTAACGCGGAATGCGTGTTTATCCTGCCCAATAACGGAAATGTTATTTTCGCCGCAAACCAGGCAGCGGAGCTTTCCTCAAAGGATGTACGCGTGATTCCGACGAAAAATGTAGCCATGGGTATCGCTGCCGCGATTGCTTTCCAGAATGAAGCTGAACCGGATGATAATATGCAGCGCATGATCGGTGCCGCGCAGCATGTGAAGACAGCCATGGTGACTTATGCCATCCGTGACAGCGAGTATAACGGAATTGAGATCAAGCAGGGCGATATCATCGGACTGCATAACGGACAGATTGAGTTTTCGGGCCACTCTATCCATGATGTCGTTCTTGAAATGATGAAGGAAATCATCACGGATGAAGATGAGCTGATTACCGTTTACTACGGCGCGGACGTCAAGGAAGAAGACGCGAAGCAGATAGCCGAAGAAATCGAAAAGCAGTATGAAGACTGCGATGTGGAATATCATAATGGCGGACAGCCCCTGTATTATTACCTGATTTCTGTGGAGTAAGACATGGAACTGACAGAACTGGCCGGTATCGGTCCTGTTAGAGCTGAAACACTGCGCGCAATGGGAGTTTTCTCATTGCGCGATTTGTTGTTTACACTGCCTGTCCGTTATGAGGATCACAGTACTGTACTTCCGTGCAGCACCCGTCATGAGGGCTTTATCCTTGTGGAGGGAAAAGCCCTGAAAGAGCCCCAGATCTCCTTTTTCCATTCTCTCAAAAAGGTAACAGTAACCATAGCGGACAGCACCGGTAAAATGCCCGTATGCTGGTATAACGCTGCCTGGATCAGGGACAGGATTCAGGAAGGGGAGACTGTCAGGCTCTACGGACGCCTTGTTATCCGCAACAACAGAAGGGTTTTGCAGAATCCTCAGATCGTCGGACCGGAAGAAGGCTTTATTCCTGTTTACCGGGCAATGAAGGGATTTCCGTCCAAATCTTTCAGGAAACTGATCCGGAACGCACTGGAATTGCTGGATGACTGCTGCCCGGAGACGCTTCCTGCCGAATTCCGCGTCAGGTATCATCTGTGTGAACTGAATTACGCTGTCAGGCAGGCGCATTTTCCGGACAGCCCCGAAGCGCTTCAGGCTGCCAGAAGAAGAATAGAATTTGAACGGATACTGCTTTATCTGGTTTATGTTTCATGCGCGGGTACGGAAAGACAGTCCGGATTTCCTTTTCAGTTCAGCAACGATTGTATTGACCGTTACTGGCAGTCCCTTGGTTTTATACCAACGAACGCGCAGAAAAAGGTTTTGAACGATATCGCTTCTGATCTGCGAAGAGACTGCGCCATGAGCAGACTTGTACAGGGAGATGTCGGATGCGGAAAAACAGCGGTTGCATTTGGTGCCATATGGCTGGCATACAACGCGGGATACCAGGCGTGCATGATGGCTCCTACGGAAATCCTGGCTGTGCAGCATTATGAAAATGCCTGCAGGATGTTTGAAAAGCTTGGATTACGATGCCGTCTTCTGACAGGA of Aristaeella lactis contains these proteins:
- a CDS encoding DAK2 domain-containing protein, producing MIQFKTIDGLLLRDMVMAGTAILEKNREAVDALNVFPVPDGDTGTNMSLTMQSATRELNSKEYLRADEAASALAKGALKGARGNSGVITSQLLRGFAKALSGVEKITPIQFAEALMKGSEMAYKAVMKPKEGTILTVARVVAEDALKQAQKSPEDYDQLISVILKSGEAILKKTPDMLPALKQAGVVDSGGRGLMLIYQGYAAVLRGEDISTADTLMDDDVQAVSDDCHDLTKDLTYTYCVSFKLTRFRDDCDEHDLDSFRRRLNRIGDAVSVNGDLSGAEIHVHTDNPGFALDYGIELAEITDIKIDNLAAMKRELEKSAGQEESDAEPAAPDEPAKKYGFVAVSLGSGFSQFFHDLNVDKIVEGGQTMNPSVDDLLNAINQVNAECVFILPNNGNVIFAANQAAELSSKDVRVIPTKNVAMGIAAAIAFQNEAEPDDNMQRMIGAAQHVKTAMVTYAIRDSEYNGIEIKQGDIIGLHNGQIEFSGHSIHDVVLEMMKEIITDEDELITVYYGADVKEEDAKQIAEEIEKQYEDCDVEYHNGGQPLYYYLISVE
- the tyrS gene encoding tyrosine--tRNA ligase — translated: MEHILDILKERGFIAQMTFEDELYEQLKSPTTFYVGFDPTADSLHIGHYIPIMAMAHMQRAGHKPIALMGGGTAMIGDPSGKTDMRKMLTVETIDRNVECIKKQMSRFLDFDDDKALIVNNGDWLRHLNFIDFMRDIGSQFSVNRMLTAECYKARMATENGLSFLEFTYMLMQSYDFLELFHRYGCRLEMGGNDQWSNMLGGADLVRKKENEKAFACTFQLLLTHDGRKMGKTEAGALWLDPLKTTPYQFYQYWRNVDDKDVEKCLALLTFLPMDEVRRLGALRDSEINEAKKVLAFEVTRLVHGEEEAKKAAEAAEALFGKGAAAANVPTLEVSAADFAQDGRVSTMLVKSGLCKSQSDARKQIEQNAVSVNDRKISDPASVLTAEDIGKDGAMLKKGKKGFCRIQLI
- a CDS encoding YigZ family protein — translated: MTNAYITVSHPSREETVINKSRFIGYAAPCTSESDALSFLQEIRDEHKTATHHCYAYIIGENSGIMRYSDDGEPGGTAGLPMMDVLRARNIVNCCVVVVRYFGGTLLGTGGLVRAYSQSAQSALNAAEIVRMEQTSLLSCELPYQVWDKFRYTVEQLHVMIRDVEYSNIVSFILAVRSCDKDSLMPKLLDSSERMLKIHSEEESYEAWKAK
- a CDS encoding aminoacetone oxidase family FAD-binding enzyme — encoded protein: MNRNPDVMIIGAGASGMIASVKAAERHKSVLLLDKNDTPGRKISASGNGRCNMMNSGALRYYGDQEFADHVLENSTADDIRHFFNQYGLMLASENEGRIYPSTFQSASVLSVLKNAMGINGVQLKSNTTVSSVSRQNDLFTVTDTNGRKWQSTKLIIACGSPAQPKLGGTDNGYELLSSLGHRIIPAVPSLVPLYTDRKSISGLSGIRVRGKVSLYDQDKLIHSEEGEILFTEYGISGICVMQCSRFIKDKSSYLSVNFLHGYYDKPEEFCHELKRRRNMYHEYSPVSLLDGVLVSRIAYAVMKQAGVPLKGEKAGELSDELLKAIAETAFHYRISIEGTRGFEYAQVAAGGADCREFDPKTMESTVMSGLYATGEVLNVDGDCGGFNLMFAFSSGLAAGKSV
- a CDS encoding TetR/AcrR family transcriptional regulator; translation: MRKGDIRKQEILKTAEMMFCRNGYEKTSIQDIIDALHSSKGSFYHHFISKEALLEGICRKRAEQNFEMTIKTAEQSTDAVMLLDHLISGMIPFHDEKLSFLLMLLPLFRFHEGKTVRNYYSEALSEQFRDSVRMQIEKAAEQEQLFCTDPEYTTDIILSVVNRLWISICDMIIMAEDQGKETDLYELLRLTDSCRTAVSRILSLPYGAISITDIASLRDLCKLIHQHWPNRQ
- a CDS encoding Asp23/Gls24 family envelope stress response protein, which gives rise to MECKIKNEYGTIYIAEDVMLKVVGYAALECYGIVAMSGQRATDGIVEWLGRENLTKGVQIRNVGDMLDVDLYIIVEYGISISEVCKTIVETVRYKLESTTGVKVRKISISVEGIRI
- a CDS encoding PLP-dependent aminotransferase family protein; the protein is MDISSIRYAHRFDHVTGSAIREIFKVIAQPGMISFAGGNPSLDALPDRQVDELAHYVLEKDGKALLQYGATEGYPPFVESLKKYVENQLGVDIPAVLPVTGSTQAMDLLCKALIDPGDTVLVENPSFLGNLQCLKLYQANLVALESDDQGLIPEDLEKKIRQYHPKLLYTIPTFQNPTGKTLPEERRKAVAELANQYGMVVAEDDPYRDLRYEGTPFHSIKYYDRNGWVMFLGSFSKNISPGLRVGFIAGDPGIIRKCTVGKQSTDVHSANLNQAIVDQYLRRNLLPGHISSICDGYKSKMQLMLKALENFPEDVAFTRPQGGLFIWAELPGHMDTVSLLSKAVDRKVAYVPGTYFCVDGGHLNTLRLNFSNSTPEQIVSGMNVLNDLIRSELK
- the deoD gene encoding purine-nucleoside phosphorylase; protein product: MSSRIPTPHINAPEGAFAETVLMPGDPLRAKFIAEQYLDNAVLVNNVRNVQGYTGTYKGKKVSVMASGMGCPSIGIYSYELFNFYDVKNIIRIGSAGAISPKLKLKDIVVAMSAYTDSGYINSFGFRGNAAPCCSYELLSRAMEYAKNLPCNVVCGPLLSSDAFYSDSSQTEILSRLGVLAVEMEAAALYMNAARAGKNALAICSISDSLVTGEELPAEERQVGFRNMMELGLSLI